The Symphalangus syndactylus isolate Jambi chromosome 3, NHGRI_mSymSyn1-v2.1_pri, whole genome shotgun sequence genome has a segment encoding these proteins:
- the GLE1 gene encoding mRNA export factor GLE1 isoform X3 produces the protein MLVFNLPSFAGSFKEGLRQWQEEQERKVRALSEMASEQLKRFDEWKELKQHKEFQDLREVMEKSSREALGHQEKLKAEHRHRAKILNLKLREAEQQRVKQAEQERLRKEEGQVRLRALYALQEEMLQLSQQLDASEQHKGLLKVDLAAFQTRGNQLCSLISGIIRASSESGYPTAESQAEAERALQEMRDLLMNLGQEITRACEDKRRQDEEEAQVKLQEAQMQQGPEAHKEPPAPSQGPGGKQNEDLQVKVQDITMQWYQQLQDASMQCVLTFEGLTNSKDSQAKKIKMDLQKAATIPVSQISTIAGSKLKEIFDKIHSLLSGKPVQSGGRSVSVTLNPQGLDFVQYKLAEKFVKQGEEEVASHHEAAFPIAVVASGIWELHPRVGDLILAHLHKKCPYSVPFYPTFKEGMALEDYQRMLGYQVKDSKVEQQDNFLKRMSGMIRLYAAIIQLRWPYGNRQEIHPHGLNHGWRWLAQILNMEPLSDVTATLLFDFLEVCGNALMKQYQVQFWKMLILIKEDYFPRIEAITSSGQMGSFIRLKQFLEKCLQHKDIPVPKGFLTSSFWRS, from the exons ATGCTTGTTTTCAATTTGCCTTCTTTCGCTGGAAGCTTTAAA GAGGGCCTGAGGCAAtggcaggaggagcaggagaggaAGGTGCGAGCCCTCTCGGAGATGGCATCTGAACAACTGAAGCGGTTTGatgaatggaaggaactgaagcaGCATAAAGAGTTCCAGGACTTGCGGGAAGTAATGGAGAAGAG CTCCAGAGAAGCCTTGGGACACCAAGAGAAGCTAAAAGCTGAGCACCGTCACAGAGCAAAG ATTCTCAACCTGAAGCTGCGGGAGGCAGAGCAGCAGCGCGTGAAGCAAGCAGAACAGGAGCGGCTTCGGAAGGAAGAAGGCCAGGTCCGCCTGCGGGCCCTCTATGCTCTGCAGGAGGAGATGCTGCAGCTTAGCCAGCAGCTGGATGCCTCTGAGCAGCACAAAGGTCTGCTTAAGGTCGACCTGGCTGCCTTCCAGACCCGAGGCAACCAGTTGTGCAGCCTCATCTCAGGGATCATCCGGGCCTCTTCAGAG AGCGGCTATCCTACAGCAGAGAGCCAAGCTGAGGCTGAGCGAGCTCTGCAGGAAATGCGAGACCTCCTGATGAACTTGGGGCAGGAGATCACCAGAGCCTGTGAAGACAAGAGGAGGCAGGATGAAGAGGAGGCCCAGGTAAAGCTGCAAGAGGCACAGATGCAGCAGGGACCAGAGGCCCACAAAGAGCCCCCAGCTCCCAGCCAGGGCCCAGGAGGGAAACAGAATGAAG ACCTCCAGGTGAAGGTACAAGACATTACAATGCAGTGGTACCAGCAACTGCAGGATGCTTCCATGCAGTGTGTGTTGACCTTTGAGGGCCTGACCAACAGTAAGGACAGTCAG GCCAAAAAGATAAAGATGGACCTCCAGAAGGCTGCTACCATCCCAGTGAGCCAAATCTCTACCATTGCAG GCTCAAAACTGAAGGAGATCTTTGACAAGATCCACAGCCTGCTCTCTGGAAAACCTGTTCAATCTGGTGGGCGCTCTGTGTCTGTCACACTTAACCCACAGGGGCTGGACTTTGTTCAATACAAACTGGCAGAGAAATTTGTG AAACAAGGCGAGGAGGAAGTGGCCTCTCACCATGAAGCAGCATTCCCCATCGCAGTTGTGGCGTCTGGGATCTGGGAGCTCCACCCCAGAGTGGGGGACCTCATTCTTGCTCATCTACATAAGAAGTGTCCTTACTCTGTTCCTTTCTATCCCACTTTCAAGGAGGGAATGGCTTTGGAAGACTATCAGAG GATGCTTGGCTACCAAGTAAAGGATTCCAAAGTGGAGCAGCAAGACAACTTTCTAAAACGCATGTCAGGGATGATCCGTCTGTATGCTGCCATCATCCAGCTCCGGTGGCCATATGGAAACCGACAGGAG ATTCACCCTCATGGCTTAAATCATGGATGGCGCTGGTTGGCACAGATCTTAAACATGGAGCCCTTGTCAGATGTGACAGCCACCCTCCTCTTTGACTTCCTAGAG GTGTGTGGGAATGCCCTCATGAAGCAATACCAGGTTCAGTTCTGGAAGATGCTAATTCTCATCAAAGAGGACTACTTTCCCAG AATTGAAGCTATCACAAGTTCAGGACAGATGGGTTCCTTCATACGCCTCAAGCAGTTCTTGGAG AAATGTTTGCAACACAAGGACATTCCTGTCCCCAAGGGCTTTCTGACTTCCTCCTTCTGGCGCTCCTGA